A genomic stretch from Corynebacterium faecale includes:
- a CDS encoding cupredoxin domain-containing protein yields the protein MALIVAGIIHPILPEYRWVLIHLFTLGAITNSIVVWSQHFTEKLLHQRLDDDKRPAQLYKVWVLNAGVIVTIVGQLLSDVWDRHWVVTSIGAAIVSATLVWHAFSLAGQFLSAKRGQPYAPAVVAYVASACFLPVGALAGGFLAAELPGTWQERVLLAHTVSNILGFLGLAALGSLSVLYATAWRTRLPYDYTRYSVGLMIVSLPVILGGALADNGYVAAGGLGLYTLAWIIPMGAWMRASISVLAQPRDRVGFSAAAVGTAPLWLLGSLIYLTAQAVMHHGELYQINLPTNAVLVGFGAQLLIGVMSFLLPSTVGGGPGPVRTGTYVLGRAGLFRWVLINGGLAIWLLTENSWLRVVASLLSIGALAVFVPLMRAGVKAQREVLMKKREPVEPITAPRYNQVTAGIAVLALVLAAFGGLGTSGSSTAAPVGVGDVYSVTIDAGDMIFTPDVIEVPYGKTLEVTLINTDDMVHDLKFANGAQTGRMTPDEEATITVGPITEDMEGWCTIAGHRAQGMDLMVLVQQP from the coding sequence ATCGCACTGATTGTTGCCGGCATCATTCACCCGATCCTGCCTGAATACCGCTGGGTGCTCATCCACCTGTTCACCCTGGGCGCGATCACCAACTCCATTGTGGTGTGGTCGCAGCACTTCACGGAGAAGTTACTGCACCAGCGGCTTGACGACGACAAACGCCCCGCCCAGCTGTACAAGGTGTGGGTGCTCAACGCCGGTGTCATCGTCACCATTGTTGGGCAATTGCTGTCCGATGTATGGGATCGTCATTGGGTGGTCACCAGTATTGGCGCAGCCATTGTCAGCGCCACCCTGGTCTGGCATGCCTTCTCACTGGCGGGGCAGTTCCTCTCCGCTAAACGGGGCCAGCCCTATGCCCCGGCGGTGGTGGCGTATGTGGCCAGTGCCTGTTTCCTGCCCGTGGGTGCGCTCGCCGGTGGTTTCCTGGCTGCGGAACTTCCCGGCACCTGGCAGGAACGGGTGCTGCTTGCCCACACCGTGTCCAATATTTTGGGATTTCTCGGCCTTGCGGCCCTGGGCTCACTCTCAGTGCTTTATGCCACTGCCTGGCGCACCCGCCTGCCCTATGACTACACGAGATATTCGGTGGGGTTGATGATCGTCTCCCTGCCGGTGATCCTGGGTGGTGCATTGGCCGATAACGGTTATGTCGCCGCAGGTGGTCTGGGACTGTACACACTGGCATGGATTATTCCCATGGGGGCGTGGATGAGGGCGTCGATAAGCGTATTAGCGCAACCCCGTGACCGCGTCGGCTTCAGCGCGGCGGCGGTGGGCACCGCACCGCTGTGGCTGCTGGGTTCCCTGATATACCTGACCGCACAGGCCGTGATGCACCACGGAGAGCTTTACCAGATCAACCTGCCGACCAATGCTGTGCTGGTGGGTTTCGGTGCACAGCTGCTCATCGGCGTGATGAGTTTCCTGCTGCCTTCAACAGTGGGTGGTGGCCCCGGCCCGGTGCGAACCGGCACCTATGTGCTTGGTCGCGCGGGACTGTTTCGCTGGGTGCTCATCAATGGCGGCCTGGCGATCTGGCTGCTCACTGAGAACAGCTGGCTGCGGGTGGTGGCGTCGCTGCTCTCCATAGGCGCGCTGGCGGTGTTTGTGCCGCTGATGCGCGCGGGTGTGAAAGCGCAGCGGGAGGTGCTGATGAAAAAGCGTGAACCCGTGGAACCCATCACGGCACCCAGATACAACCAGGTCACCGCGGGCATTGCAGTACTGGCACTGGTGCTGGCTGCGTTCGGCGGGTTGGGGACTTCTGGTTCCAGTACTGCCGCTCCAGTCGGCGTTGGAGACGTTTACTCAGTGACCATTGACGCCGGGGACATGATCTTCACCCCTGATGTGATTGAGGTTCCTTATGGAAAGACCCTGGAAGTCACCCTGATCAACACCGACGACATGGTTCATGACCTGAAATTTGCCAATGGCGCACAGACCGGACGCATGACACCGGATGAGGAAGCCACCATCACCGTCGGGCCGATCACCGAGGACATGGAAGGGTGGTGCACCATCGCCGGCCACCGTGCGCAGGGGATGGATCTGATGGTGCTGGTTCAGCAGCCATGA
- a CDS encoding LysR family transcriptional regulator, which yields MENIAGDLRIGDLRCFIEVAESGHLTSTADRLGIPQPTLSRRMARVEKHVGTPLFERAGRRLYLNPRGQAFLSHAHRIAAEMDAATAQIGRLMDPELGTIRLDFMHSLGTWMVPELIRTFRADHPRVEFELHQGSANNLVERVLGDSADLALVGPKPAAVGTDLGWAPLLRQRLALAVPEGHRLDGEGPVALQEADGEPFVAMLPGFGTRMLLDALSASVGITPDIVFESMELTTVAGLISAGLGVGVLPLDDPYLPTVGVNLRPLQPASFRELGLVWRVGADPAPAVEVFRTFVGASRFAASA from the coding sequence ATGGAGAACATAGCCGGGGACCTGCGCATCGGAGACCTCCGTTGCTTCATCGAGGTTGCTGAATCAGGTCATCTCACCTCCACTGCGGATCGTCTGGGGATTCCACAGCCGACCTTGTCGCGCCGGATGGCGCGCGTGGAAAAGCACGTGGGAACGCCACTATTTGAACGCGCCGGGCGCCGGTTGTACCTCAACCCCCGCGGGCAGGCGTTTCTGTCGCATGCGCACAGGATTGCCGCTGAGATGGATGCCGCCACCGCCCAGATCGGACGTCTGATGGACCCGGAGCTGGGGACGATCCGGCTGGATTTCATGCATTCACTCGGCACGTGGATGGTGCCAGAACTGATCCGCACGTTCCGCGCCGACCATCCCCGCGTGGAGTTTGAGCTGCACCAGGGCTCCGCCAACAACCTGGTGGAGCGGGTGCTGGGTGATTCAGCTGACCTGGCGCTCGTGGGCCCGAAACCCGCTGCGGTGGGCACCGACCTGGGTTGGGCGCCGCTGCTGCGTCAGCGGCTCGCGCTCGCTGTGCCCGAGGGCCACCGGCTCGACGGTGAGGGGCCGGTGGCGCTGCAGGAGGCTGACGGTGAGCCGTTTGTGGCGATGTTGCCCGGGTTCGGCACCCGGATGCTTCTCGACGCCCTCTCCGCTTCCGTGGGCATCACCCCGGATATCGTCTTTGAATCAATGGAGCTGACCACCGTCGCGGGATTGATCAGCGCCGGATTGGGTGTGGGTGTGCTGCCTTTGGATGATCCCTACCTGCCCACGGTGGGGGTCAACCTCCGTCCACTCCAGCCAGCGAGTTTCCGGGAACTGGGCCTGGTCTGGCGCGTGGGTGCAGACCCCGCCCCGGCTGTCGAGGTGTTCCGGACCTTCGTGGGAGCTTCGCGTTTCGCGGCATCCGCATAG
- a CDS encoding BCCT family transporter: MPNTPRQQSDEHPTTSERFVRRVNDPSEKVTGSRYPHDLHPGLVPGISVDEQRNRFGLDRVVFFTTAVVIIAFIIWGVTNPGSVSSVSSTAYSWAMSNAAWLLNLVMSLGLFVMLFLAFSRFGNIPLGKDAEKPEFSRFSWIAMMFGAGIGVGIFFFGPSEPLAYFLSPPPNTVEAGTPEALHQAMAQSHFHWGLSIWALYALVGGALAYSTYRRGRASLISSVFRPFLGARHAEGPVARIIDILAIIATLFGTAATLGLSALQIGRGVEIISGAGPLTNNAILVIIGLLGVAFIISAVSGVARGIRYLSNINITLTLGLIAFVFILGPTLFLLNLIPSGILTYLDELLPMMGKSLSWGEDTIEFQGWWTAFYWAWWIAWTPFVGMFIARISRGRTIREFALVTIAVPSFILILAFTIFGGAAIHFHRQGIQAFDGTAENEQVLFALFDQLPLNNLTPFILIAVLAIFFVTSADSASVVMGTMSSKGDPAPNKMVVVFWGLCMMGIAVVMLLAGGETTLTALQNLTILIALPFSIVLILMTVAFLRDLTTDPAAIRRSYATAAVRNAVVRGLEEHGDDFELAVAASPEGKGAGAGFDSTADRVTGWYQRTDEDGNNIDYDYTTGEWEDGWTLEASDASRATADQGDQGMEDITSSDNAR; the protein is encoded by the coding sequence ATGCCCAACACTCCCCGACAACAATCGGATGAGCACCCCACCACCTCGGAACGTTTCGTCCGACGTGTGAATGACCCTTCAGAAAAAGTCACTGGAAGCCGTTACCCCCATGACCTCCACCCCGGACTGGTTCCCGGCATCAGCGTGGACGAACAGCGCAACCGCTTCGGACTGGACCGCGTTGTGTTCTTCACCACGGCTGTCGTCATCATCGCCTTCATCATCTGGGGTGTGACCAATCCGGGATCAGTATCCTCGGTGTCCTCCACGGCCTATTCATGGGCAATGAGTAATGCAGCCTGGTTACTCAACCTCGTGATGAGCCTCGGTTTATTTGTCATGCTCTTTTTGGCTTTCTCCCGATTCGGCAATATCCCCCTGGGTAAAGATGCCGAAAAGCCGGAGTTCTCCCGGTTCTCCTGGATCGCCATGATGTTCGGCGCTGGAATCGGTGTGGGTATCTTCTTCTTCGGGCCTTCCGAACCGCTGGCGTATTTCCTGTCGCCGCCACCCAACACCGTGGAGGCCGGCACCCCGGAGGCATTACACCAGGCCATGGCGCAGTCCCACTTCCACTGGGGACTGTCCATCTGGGCCCTCTACGCACTGGTCGGTGGCGCGCTGGCGTATTCCACCTACCGTCGTGGCCGTGCGTCACTGATCAGTTCCGTATTCCGACCGTTCCTCGGGGCCAGGCATGCTGAAGGGCCGGTGGCGAGGATCATCGACATCCTGGCGATCATTGCCACGCTCTTCGGCACCGCTGCCACCCTTGGACTCTCCGCCCTGCAGATCGGCCGTGGTGTGGAGATCATCTCCGGAGCCGGCCCACTGACCAACAATGCGATCCTGGTGATCATCGGCCTACTGGGCGTGGCTTTCATCATCAGTGCGGTCTCTGGCGTCGCCCGTGGTATCCGCTACCTGTCCAATATCAACATCACGCTGACCCTGGGGTTGATCGCCTTCGTCTTCATCCTCGGACCCACTCTCTTCCTGCTCAATCTCATTCCGTCCGGAATTTTGACCTACCTGGATGAACTCCTGCCGATGATGGGCAAATCCCTGTCCTGGGGTGAGGACACGATCGAATTCCAAGGGTGGTGGACCGCCTTCTACTGGGCCTGGTGGATCGCGTGGACCCCCTTCGTGGGTATGTTCATCGCCCGCATTTCACGGGGTCGCACCATCAGGGAATTCGCCCTGGTCACCATCGCTGTTCCCAGTTTCATCCTGATCCTGGCCTTCACCATCTTCGGTGGCGCTGCAATCCACTTCCACCGTCAGGGTATCCAGGCATTCGACGGGACAGCTGAAAACGAACAGGTGCTCTTCGCCCTCTTCGACCAGCTTCCCCTCAACAACCTGACCCCGTTCATCCTCATCGCGGTGCTGGCGATCTTCTTCGTCACCTCAGCGGATTCTGCCTCCGTGGTGATGGGAACGATGTCCTCCAAGGGAGATCCCGCCCCGAACAAGATGGTCGTGGTCTTCTGGGGTCTGTGCATGATGGGTATCGCGGTGGTCATGCTTCTCGCTGGAGGCGAGACCACGCTGACTGCGCTGCAGAACCTCACGATTCTCATCGCCCTGCCCTTCTCCATCGTGTTGATCCTGATGACGGTGGCATTCCTCCGCGATCTCACGACTGACCCGGCTGCCATCCGTCGTAGCTATGCCACCGCGGCTGTGCGCAATGCCGTGGTTCGCGGTCTTGAGGAACACGGTGATGATTTTGAGTTGGCAGTCGCCGCATCCCCGGAGGGCAAGGGTGCCGGCGCCGGCTTCGATTCCACCGCAGACCGTGTCACCGGGTGGTATCAACGCACCGATGAGGATGGGAACAATATTGATTATGACTACACGACCGGTGAATGGGAGGACGGCTGGACACTTGAAGCCAGCGATGCTTCCAGAGCCACTGCAGATCAGGGGGATCAGGGGATGGAGGATATAACCTCCTCTGATAACGCCAGGTAA
- a CDS encoding type IV toxin-antitoxin system AbiEi family antitoxin, with amino-acid sequence MLFSDLDHWNSSLQNTETPFKLHLNPHNTDVDGQEQQGFILRKIMLELTEEASSSAAQPRPLRAMMIKDPQELRNLLKHISRHVGREDLIILVPTITPRIADDLRRNRIMFADERGNAFVAWPGVYIDIRGRIGNTETLRRNDRPDAGVSKAPRTASLFTPRRAQVSALLLSRPELLNKSVRDIARESGVSVGTAKQTLDLLREAGYLRVSSPGHYRMENVESFLDAWAHAYPTGLGTSQQIFRGTGGIDRLRSLEPLGWISGEQAVPELVQGGNTAHLYVDGVEESRKIIGAARLRQDDHGEVMIRSSFWLPLMNHQAEKNETLRSSKVESVFELWPRAPRAVIYADLLSVNDPRLAEIAGKIKEELINGQF; translated from the coding sequence ATGTTATTCAGCGACCTGGACCACTGGAACTCCAGCCTGCAAAATACAGAAACTCCCTTCAAACTTCACCTTAACCCGCACAACACCGACGTGGATGGCCAAGAACAACAGGGCTTTATTCTGAGAAAGATAATGCTCGAGTTGACCGAGGAAGCATCCTCATCAGCAGCGCAGCCCCGCCCCCTCAGAGCTATGATGATTAAAGATCCACAAGAGCTTCGTAACTTGCTTAAGCACATCTCCCGGCATGTGGGCAGGGAAGATCTCATCATCTTGGTGCCAACCATCACGCCTCGAATCGCAGATGACTTACGCCGAAACCGGATCATGTTTGCCGATGAACGCGGTAACGCCTTTGTGGCGTGGCCGGGGGTGTACATCGATATTCGGGGAAGAATAGGAAACACGGAAACGCTCCGCAGGAATGACCGGCCAGACGCAGGAGTCTCGAAAGCACCGCGGACCGCATCATTGTTCACTCCTCGTCGTGCCCAGGTCTCCGCGCTGCTATTGTCACGCCCTGAACTGCTAAATAAATCAGTCAGGGACATCGCCCGCGAGTCCGGTGTCTCTGTCGGAACAGCTAAACAGACCTTGGACCTTCTTAGGGAGGCCGGGTATCTGCGTGTCTCTTCCCCTGGCCACTACCGCATGGAAAACGTGGAATCATTTCTGGATGCCTGGGCGCATGCCTATCCAACTGGGCTCGGTACCAGCCAACAGATCTTCCGAGGCACAGGTGGCATAGACAGATTACGGTCTTTGGAACCCCTGGGCTGGATCAGCGGCGAACAGGCGGTTCCGGAGCTCGTGCAGGGAGGAAACACTGCCCACCTCTATGTCGACGGGGTTGAAGAATCCCGAAAAATCATCGGTGCTGCCCGACTCAGACAGGACGATCACGGTGAAGTGATGATCCGATCAAGCTTTTGGTTGCCGTTGATGAATCACCAGGCTGAGAAGAATGAAACGCTTCGCTCATCAAAGGTGGAATCTGTTTTCGAGCTTTGGCCACGTGCACCGCGCGCGGTGATTTATGCCGATCTTCTATCAGTCAATGATCCACGGTTGGCGGAAATTGCCGGAAAGATCAAGGAAGAACTCATCAATGGACAATTCTGA
- a CDS encoding nucleotidyl transferase AbiEii/AbiGii toxin family protein, with product MDNSDIAYVAEKLGEFIEPGRIMLVGARCRDIHQQRFRDHPAGRTTRDIDFALAIESWDDFRLLKKKFPSPTDAWQQVVINQIPIDLVPFGDVENPPGEVAGDKDHVLNVAGFQQVFQDATDFKLKDNISVKLPSVPGFAGLKLHAWLDRGPQGQYKDATDLALILSWYEENDEALWDRYPLLPSDDQDYIGEPDAMAAQLLGADIGRVFGKQEASFLFERLVSETRSDVELFIDHLIAPPEHIHPWERRKVQVNALIDGLKSTLG from the coding sequence ATGGACAATTCTGATATCGCCTACGTAGCGGAGAAACTGGGAGAGTTCATTGAACCCGGCAGGATCATGCTGGTTGGAGCACGGTGCAGAGATATACATCAGCAGCGGTTTCGGGACCACCCGGCTGGTAGAACCACACGGGATATCGACTTCGCCTTAGCCATTGAGTCATGGGATGATTTCCGGTTGTTAAAGAAAAAATTCCCATCCCCTACAGACGCGTGGCAACAAGTGGTGATCAATCAGATTCCTATTGATCTGGTGCCCTTCGGAGACGTCGAGAATCCTCCTGGGGAAGTGGCAGGTGATAAAGACCATGTCTTGAATGTCGCTGGTTTCCAACAGGTTTTCCAGGATGCGACAGACTTCAAACTGAAAGACAACATCTCGGTGAAGTTGCCCTCAGTCCCAGGCTTCGCCGGTTTAAAACTCCACGCATGGCTAGACCGGGGCCCACAAGGGCAATATAAAGATGCCACCGATCTCGCCCTGATCCTGTCCTGGTATGAAGAAAATGATGAGGCGCTCTGGGACCGGTATCCGCTTCTGCCCTCTGACGACCAGGACTACATCGGAGAACCAGACGCAATGGCCGCGCAACTTCTGGGGGCCGATATCGGACGCGTCTTCGGCAAGCAGGAAGCCAGCTTCCTATTCGAACGCTTGGTGTCAGAAACCAGATCTGATGTGGAGTTATTCATCGACCACCTCATCGCACCACCAGAACATATCCACCCATGGGAAAGAAGAAAAGTACAAGTCAATGCACTAATTGATGGTCTGAAATCGACTTTAGGCTGA
- a CDS encoding MFS transporter, with protein MSDVTTVDAGTYRGMERGSRSYLRAVLAMLAAGLATFNSLYCTQALLPTMTAELGITPFESALTVSAATGMLALCIVPASILSEKFGRGRVLITSLALAAVVGLIIPFAPGVVALIALRGLQGALLAGAPAVAMTWLSEEIHPRDLGRAMGLYIAGNTVGGLMGRLIPAGLLEFTHWQFALLGASAATLIFTIIMVALLPKQKLFKPKKISLRYELSAMASHWRNPHLALLFATAFVGMGTFVSLYNYLGFRMIEQFGLSEVLVGAVFLMYLSGTWSSAQAGTLRQKLGNGPTVIFLAVTMIVSMVAMAVDSFWVTIVALFFFTAAFFALHSSASGWIGIIATKDRAEASSMYLFCYYVGSSAVGWFSGIIFTHASWVVFVGYLTVLLCGLLAITVALARLARAEQPATVS; from the coding sequence ATGAGTGATGTCACAACCGTGGATGCTGGGACCTACCGTGGCATGGAACGCGGATCCCGCAGTTACCTGCGCGCGGTTCTGGCCATGCTCGCTGCCGGGCTGGCCACCTTCAACTCGCTCTACTGCACCCAGGCGCTGCTGCCCACCATGACCGCGGAGCTCGGAATCACCCCTTTTGAGTCCGCGTTGACGGTCTCTGCGGCCACCGGGATGCTCGCCCTGTGCATCGTCCCCGCATCCATTCTCTCTGAGAAGTTCGGACGTGGACGGGTGCTGATCACCTCCCTGGCCCTGGCTGCAGTGGTCGGGCTGATCATCCCCTTCGCCCCGGGTGTTGTCGCACTCATCGCGTTGCGTGGCCTTCAGGGCGCACTGTTGGCTGGTGCCCCGGCGGTGGCCATGACCTGGTTGAGTGAGGAAATCCACCCGCGTGATCTCGGGCGCGCCATGGGCCTGTACATCGCCGGCAACACCGTCGGCGGACTCATGGGCCGTCTCATCCCCGCTGGTTTGTTGGAGTTCACCCACTGGCAGTTCGCCCTGCTGGGCGCATCAGCCGCCACCCTGATCTTCACCATCATCATGGTGGCGCTGCTTCCGAAACAGAAGCTGTTCAAGCCGAAGAAGATCAGCCTGCGTTATGAGCTGTCCGCGATGGCCAGCCACTGGCGCAACCCCCACCTGGCACTGCTGTTCGCCACGGCATTCGTCGGGATGGGCACGTTTGTCTCCCTGTACAACTACCTGGGCTTCCGCATGATTGAACAGTTCGGACTCAGCGAGGTGCTGGTGGGTGCGGTGTTCCTGATGTATCTGTCTGGAACATGGAGTTCTGCGCAGGCCGGGACACTTCGTCAGAAGCTGGGTAACGGACCAACGGTGATTTTCCTGGCAGTCACCATGATCGTGAGCATGGTCGCCATGGCGGTGGATAGTTTCTGGGTCACCATCGTCGCACTCTTCTTCTTCACCGCCGCGTTTTTTGCCCTCCATTCCTCCGCGTCAGGGTGGATCGGCATCATCGCCACGAAGGACCGTGCGGAGGCATCCAGCATGTACCTGTTCTGTTATTACGTGGGATCTTCGGCGGTGGGCTGGTTCTCCGGGATCATCTTCACCCACGCCAGCTGGGTGGTGTTCGTGGGATATCTGACGGTGCTGTTGTGTGGACTGCTGGCCATCACCGTTGCACTGGCCCGGTTGGCCAGGGCGGAGCAGCCTGCCACCGTCTCCTAA